In Terriglobales bacterium, the genomic stretch GCGAAAAGTGGTTCTTCCTTTTGGGATTCGTAACCGCCCTCGTGATAGTAGGCCTGATACACCACCTTGCTACTTCCCCTCACTAAGCTCTCTTTTCTCATTTCCTGAAAGACCTTTTTCGAGATGAGCTCGACCGCAGCGCCTCGCGTGCGAACAACACACCCAAGCCGATAAACAAGGCGCCGCCCATGAGCGTCCGAAGCATCAAGTCATTGTGCATAAGCATGTGCCACATGGCTCGACCAAGCAGTAAAGCACCGATAAACACAAACAGAGAACTGGAACCCAATCCAAACCAATCGGTTTGGGCTCGCATTCCGCGTTTTGTTCCTGTCGGCACCATTTTTCAGAGTTCCCGCCTATATGGCGGCTTCACCTCGTTCGCCTGACCTGATCTTCACAACGTCGGACACGGGATAAACAAAAACCTTTCCGTCTCCTGGGTTGCCGGTGTGAGCTTTCTCAAGGATTACCTTCAGAACTGACTCTACTAGTCGATCAGGTACCACGATCTCCACTTTCGCTTTCTTGACGTACTCGACGCCTTCCTTGAGCACTGGGCTCGGGGAGCCAACGGCACGTGCGCGACCGAAGCCTCGCACGTCCGATACTGTTACGCCTGGGAGACCATCAATTTCCTTCAAGGCTTCGACTACCTTGGAGAGCAGGAACGGCTGAATAATCGCTTTTATCTCTTTCATTGTTTCCACCTATATCTCCACTTCCTCGCGCCGTGCTTCGAACCAGCGATATAGTGTCGGAAGAACGAACAGCGTCAGAAGTGTGGAAGTCACCAATCCGCCAATAACAACGGTCGCCAAGGGGCGCTGCACTTCCGCTCCCGCGCTCGTCGCCAGCGCCATCGGAACGAATCCTAGGCTCGCCACCAAAGCGGTCATCAACACAGGACGAAGTCGCGTGATCGCCCCCTCGGTGACTGCATCTTCGAGGGGTGCCCCCTCTCTGCGTCGTTGGAGGATATACGAGATCAGCACGACGCCGTTCAGCACAGCAATACCTGACACGGCGATGAAGCCAACGCCTGCAGAGATACTGAGCGGCAATCCACGCAGGGCAAGCGCCAGAATCCCTCCGCTGGCAGCAATCGGCACGTTCAAGAAAATTAGAAGTGCCGGTCGCATCGTATTGAACGTTGTGTAGAGCAAAATGAAAATCAAGAACATAGATAAGGGAACAACAATCATCAAACGCTGCGTCGCCCGTTCGAGATTCTCAAACTGGCCTCCCCACGTAATCCAGTAGCCGGTCGGCAAAGAGACCTTGCTGCCGACGGCTGCCTGCGCATCCTTGATAAAGCTGGACAAATCACGACCGCGAACATTCGCCTCAACGCTGATACGGCGATGAATGTCAGAGCGGCTAATCTGTGCCGGCCCCTCCTCCACCTTGAGCTCAGCTAATTGACTGATCGGTATCAGGCGACCTTGTGGATCTGCGACCTTGATGTTGCCGATCTTTTCAACGGCGTCCCGATCCGATTTCTCAAAGCGCACTTGTAACGCAAAACGCTTTTGTCCCTCGAGAACTTGCCCCACCTCCTTCCCTCCGATGGCCTCAACCGC encodes the following:
- a CDS encoding P-II family nitrogen regulator, which translates into the protein MKEIKAIIQPFLLSKVVEALKEIDGLPGVTVSDVRGFGRARAVGSPSPVLKEGVEYVKKAKVEIVVPDRLVESVLKVILEKAHTGNPGDGKVFVYPVSDVVKIRSGERGEAAI